From a region of the Streptococcus ruminantium genome:
- a CDS encoding L-lactate dehydrogenase, protein MTATKQHKKVILVGDGAVGSAYAYALVNQGIGQELGIIDINKDRTQGDAEDLSHALAFTFPKKIYSAEYSDAHDADLVVLTAGLPQKPGETRLELVEKNLRINQQIVTEIVKSGFNGIFLVAANPVDVLTYSTWKFSGFPKERVIGSGTSLDSARFRQALAEKIGIDARSVHAYIMGEHGDSEFAVWSHANVAGVKLYDWLQDNRDIDEQGLVDLFVSVRDAAYSIINKKGATYYGIGVALARITKAIFDDENAVLPLSVYQAGQYDGVEDVFIGQPAIIGAHGIVRPVNIPLSEAELQKMQASAKQLKDIIDDAFAKPEIAAGVKN, encoded by the coding sequence ATGACTGCAACTAAACAACATAAAAAAGTAATTCTTGTCGGTGACGGTGCTGTAGGTTCTGCTTATGCATACGCTCTTGTCAACCAAGGTATTGGTCAAGAATTGGGTATTATTGATATTAACAAAGACCGCACTCAAGGTGATGCAGAGGACTTGAGCCACGCATTAGCTTTCACATTCCCTAAAAAAATCTATTCTGCTGAGTACTCAGATGCTCATGATGCAGACCTTGTCGTATTGACAGCTGGCTTGCCACAAAAACCAGGTGAAACTCGTCTCGAATTGGTGGAGAAAAACCTTCGCATTAACCAACAAATCGTTACTGAAATTGTTAAGTCTGGTTTCAATGGTATCTTCCTTGTTGCAGCTAACCCAGTTGATGTTTTGACGTATTCAACTTGGAAATTCTCTGGTTTCCCTAAAGAACGTGTTATTGGTTCAGGTACTTCACTTGATTCAGCTCGTTTCCGTCAAGCATTAGCTGAAAAAATCGGTATTGATGCTCGTTCTGTCCATGCCTACATCATGGGTGAGCATGGTGACTCAGAATTTGCTGTTTGGTCTCATGCTAACGTTGCCGGTGTGAAATTGTACGACTGGTTGCAAGACAACCGCGACATTGATGAACAAGGTCTTGTTGATTTGTTTGTATCTGTTCGTGATGCAGCTTACTCCATCATCAATAAAAAAGGTGCTACTTATTATGGTATCGGTGTTGCCCTTGCTCGTATCACTAAGGCAATCTTTGATGATGAAAATGCTGTACTTCCATTGTCTGTTTACCAAGCAGGTCAATACGACGGTGTCGAAGATGTTTTCATCGGTCAACCTGCTATCATCGGTGCACATGGTATTGTTCGCCCAGTTAACATCCCATTGAGCGAAGCTGAATTGCAAAAAATGCAAGCTTCTGCTAAACAATTGAAAGATATTATTGACGATGCCTTTGCTAAGCCAGAAATTGCAGCAGGTGTTAAAAACTAA
- the gyrA gene encoding DNA gyrase subunit A, protein MQDKNLVTVNLTKEMKSSFIDYAMSVIVSRALPDVRDGLKPVHRRILYGMNELGITPDKPHKKSARITGDVMGKYHPHGDSAIYEAMVRMAQWWSYRHMLVDGHGNFGSMDGDGAAAQRYTEARMSKIALEMLRDINKNTVNFADNYDASEREPEVLPARFPNLLVNGTTGIAVGMATNIPPHNLGETIEAVKLVMDNPEVTTREIMEVLPGPDFPTGALVMGKSGIHRAYETGKGSIVLRSRTEIEEYGNGRERIVVTEFPYMVNKSKVQEHIVKLVQEKRIEGITAVRDESNREGVRFVIEVRRDASANVILNNLFKQTQLQTNFSFNMLAIQNGVPKILSVRQILESYIEHQKEVVTRRTQFDKEKAEARAHILEGLLIALDHIDEVIRIIRNSETDAIAQAELMTKFHLSERQSQAILDMRLRRLTGLERDKIQSEYDELIALIADLTDILAKPERVVYIIKEELEEVKRKYADSRRTELMVGEVLSLEDEDLIEETDILITLSNQGYIKRLAQDEFQAQKRGGRGVQGTGVKDDDFVRELVSTSTHDRLLFFTNKGRVYRLKGYEIPEYGRTAKGLPVVNLLKLEENESIQTIINVTKDQEADCYLFFATRQGVVKRTSVSEFANIRQSGLKALNLKEYDELINVFLTNGQADVIMGTKFGYSVRFAETAVRNMGRTATGVRGITLRDGDQLVGATMISDEQEVLVLTEKGFGKRTPASEYPTKGRGGKGIKTLKVAEKNGPLAGLTTVSGAEDIMVITDTGVIIRTSVANISQTGRSTMGVKVMRLNDEAKIMTFALVEAAEIKEEKE, encoded by the coding sequence ATGCAAGATAAGAATTTAGTGACGGTTAATCTGACCAAGGAGATGAAATCATCCTTTATTGACTATGCGATGAGTGTTATCGTTTCGCGTGCTCTTCCAGATGTACGTGATGGTCTGAAGCCCGTGCACCGCCGTATTTTATACGGAATGAATGAACTAGGAATTACACCAGATAAGCCACATAAAAAATCTGCCCGTATTACAGGGGATGTTATGGGTAAGTATCATCCACATGGTGACAGTGCCATTTATGAAGCTATGGTTCGTATGGCGCAATGGTGGAGTTATCGTCACATGCTGGTAGATGGCCATGGAAACTTTGGTTCTATGGATGGTGATGGTGCTGCTGCCCAACGTTACACAGAGGCTCGTATGAGCAAGATTGCGTTGGAGATGCTTCGTGATATTAACAAGAATACAGTTAATTTTGCCGACAACTATGATGCTAGCGAACGGGAGCCGGAAGTATTGCCAGCTCGTTTCCCAAATCTATTAGTTAATGGTACAACTGGTATTGCTGTGGGGATGGCAACCAACATTCCTCCTCACAACTTGGGAGAAACAATTGAAGCAGTTAAATTGGTGATGGACAATCCAGAGGTGACAACGCGTGAAATCATGGAAGTCCTACCTGGTCCGGATTTTCCAACCGGTGCTCTTGTTATGGGGAAATCAGGTATTCATCGTGCCTATGAAACTGGTAAGGGATCCATTGTTCTGCGTTCTCGCACGGAGATTGAAGAATATGGAAATGGTCGCGAACGGATTGTTGTTACAGAGTTTCCTTACATGGTCAACAAATCCAAGGTCCAAGAGCATATCGTTAAGCTGGTGCAGGAAAAGCGTATTGAAGGGATTACAGCAGTTCGTGACGAGTCCAACCGTGAGGGGGTTCGCTTTGTTATTGAGGTACGCAGAGATGCGTCTGCTAATGTTATCTTGAACAATCTTTTCAAGCAAACTCAACTGCAGACTAATTTTAGCTTCAATATGTTGGCTATTCAAAATGGTGTACCAAAGATTTTATCTGTTCGCCAGATTTTAGAGTCCTACATTGAACACCAAAAAGAAGTAGTTACCCGCCGTACGCAGTTTGATAAGGAAAAAGCGGAAGCGCGCGCCCATATTTTGGAAGGGTTGCTGATTGCTCTTGATCATATTGATGAAGTAATCCGTATTATTCGCAATTCAGAGACGGATGCGATTGCACAAGCTGAATTGATGACTAAGTTTCATTTGTCAGAGCGTCAAAGTCAAGCTATCCTTGATATGCGTCTCCGTCGTCTGACAGGTTTGGAACGTGATAAGATTCAATCCGAATATGATGAACTGATTGCCTTGATTGCTGACTTGACTGATATTTTAGCTAAGCCTGAGCGTGTTGTTTATATCATTAAAGAAGAATTAGAAGAAGTGAAGCGTAAGTACGCTGATAGTCGTCGTACAGAATTGATGGTTGGTGAAGTTCTTTCTCTCGAAGATGAGGATCTGATTGAAGAAACAGATATCCTAATCACCCTGTCAAACCAAGGCTATATCAAACGCTTGGCTCAAGATGAGTTTCAAGCACAAAAACGTGGTGGACGTGGTGTACAAGGTACAGGTGTTAAAGATGATGATTTTGTACGTGAATTGGTATCCACTAGTACTCATGATCGTCTCCTTTTCTTTACAAATAAGGGGCGTGTTTATCGATTGAAAGGTTATGAAATCCCTGAGTATGGTCGTACTGCCAAGGGACTTCCGGTAGTTAATCTGCTCAAGCTAGAAGAGAACGAGTCTATTCAGACCATTATCAATGTGACGAAAGATCAAGAAGCAGATTGTTACCTATTTTTTGCAACTCGTCAAGGTGTAGTTAAACGTACCAGTGTTTCAGAATTTGCTAATATCCGTCAGAGCGGTTTGAAGGCTTTGAATCTGAAAGAATATGATGAACTTATTAACGTATTCTTGACAAATGGGCAGGCAGATGTTATCATGGGAACCAAATTTGGTTATTCCGTTCGATTTGCGGAAACAGCCGTCCGCAATATGGGACGAACAGCAACAGGTGTGCGTGGTATCACCCTTCGTGATGGAGACCAATTGGTTGGAGCTACCATGATTTCGGATGAACAAGAAGTTCTTGTCTTGACTGAAAAGGGCTTTGGGAAGCGCACTCCAGCTAGTGAGTACCCTACAAAAGGACGTGGTGGTAAGGGGATTAAAACCCTTAAAGTTGCTGAGAAAAATGGTCCGCTTGCAGGGCTGACAACCGTTTCTGGTGCTGAGGATATTATGGTAATCACAGATACTGGTGTCATTATTCGTACAAGTGTGGCTAATATCTCACAAACCGGTCGCTCTACCATGGGTGTTAAGGTAATGCGTCTCAATGATGAAGCGAAAATTATGACTTTTGCCTTGGTTGAAGCTGCTGAGATTAAAGAGGAAAAGGAATAA
- a CDS encoding class A sortase has protein sequence MSKREKKKRKGSFWRKLLTVLLVLISLALIFNAPIRNFIIGWNTNKYQIKNVTTEDIEKNKQAETTFDFNQVESVSTEAILKAQWEAQRLPVIGGIAVPELGINLPIFKGVFNTSLMYGAGTMKENQEMGKGNYALASHHIFGVTGAADVLFSPLDRAKNGMKIHITDKTTVYTYVIDSVQIVPPESVHVIDDVAGRTEITLVTCTDYYATERIIVKGVLESTTPYKQSPKEVLDAFTKSYNQYDYGQ, from the coding sequence ATGTCTAAACGTGAAAAGAAGAAGCGAAAGGGTTCTTTTTGGCGTAAACTTCTAACAGTTTTATTGGTATTGATTTCTCTGGCTTTGATATTTAATGCTCCTATCCGTAATTTTATCATTGGATGGAATACCAATAAATATCAAATCAAAAATGTTACTACAGAGGATATTGAGAAAAATAAACAAGCTGAAACGACTTTTGATTTTAATCAAGTTGAATCCGTTTCGACAGAGGCTATTTTGAAAGCCCAATGGGAAGCACAGCGTCTACCGGTAATTGGTGGAATTGCCGTTCCAGAACTTGGTATCAATCTTCCTATCTTTAAAGGTGTCTTTAATACCTCTCTTATGTACGGTGCAGGTACAATGAAGGAAAATCAGGAAATGGGAAAGGGGAATTATGCGTTAGCCAGTCATCATATTTTTGGAGTAACTGGTGCAGCGGACGTTCTTTTCTCACCGCTTGATCGTGCCAAAAATGGTATGAAGATTCATATTACCGATAAGACAACCGTCTATACGTATGTAATCGATAGTGTGCAGATTGTTCCTCCGGAAAGTGTACATGTTATTGACGATGTTGCTGGAAGAACAGAGATTACCTTGGTAACATGTACTGATTATTATGCTACAGAACGTATCATTGTAAAGGGAGTTCTTGAGTCAACAACTCCATACAAACAGTCACCAAAGGAAGTATTGGATGCATTTACAAAGAGCTACAATCAGTATGATTATGGTCAATAG
- the radC gene encoding RadC family protein, with amino-acid sequence MYQIDFKEESLLPRERLMEVGAERLSNQELLAIFIRTGTKKEPVSILSNNLLNRLENLAALRELSIEELQTLTGIGRVKAIEIKAMIELGKRINQSELLLNERILGSEKLGRKMIQELGDKKQEHLLALYLNTQNQIISQKTIFIGSVNRSIAEPREILHYAVKCMATSIIIVHNHPSGSVQPSKNDLLFTENLKKSCETLGLVLLDHLIVGCKGYYSFREESELF; translated from the coding sequence ATGTATCAAATTGATTTTAAAGAAGAATCTCTGCTCCCTCGTGAACGTCTTATGGAAGTAGGGGCTGAACGACTTAGTAATCAAGAATTATTAGCTATTTTTATTCGAACCGGAACAAAAAAAGAGCCTGTTTCCATTCTTTCCAATAATTTATTAAATCGCTTGGAGAACTTGGCGGCTTTAAGAGAATTGTCTATAGAAGAATTGCAGACTTTAACAGGAATCGGTCGTGTGAAAGCAATTGAAATCAAGGCCATGATTGAGTTGGGAAAACGGATCAACCAGTCTGAATTGCTCTTAAATGAACGTATTTTGGGTAGTGAGAAGCTTGGGCGCAAGATGATCCAAGAACTCGGCGATAAGAAACAAGAACATCTGCTTGCTCTTTATCTAAATACACAAAATCAGATTATCAGTCAAAAGACTATTTTTATTGGTAGTGTTAACCGCAGTATTGCAGAACCACGTGAAATTTTGCATTATGCAGTCAAATGCATGGCAACATCTATTATTATCGTACACAATCATCCATCGGGTTCAGTGCAACCTAGTAAAAATGATTTACTTTTCACAGAGAATTTAAAAAAATCCTGCGAAACGCTAGGATTGGTTTTATTAGACCACTTAATTGTAGGTTGCAAGGGATATTATTCTTTTAGGGAAGAAAGTGAGTTATTCTAA
- a CDS encoding redox-sensing transcriptional repressor Rex, giving the protein MKNDKKSDIPRATAKRLSLYYRIFKRFYAGNIEKASSKEIAEAIGIDSATVRRDFSYFGELGRRGFGYNVKELMDFFADILNDTSITNVILVGVGNMGRALLHYRFHERNKMKIVMAFEADDSPAVGTIDENIPIHAISDIKDRIQEANSQTAILTVPSIKAQEVTDILVEAGIKGILSFSPVNLSVPKDVVVQYVDLTSELQTLLYFIRKG; this is encoded by the coding sequence GTGAAAAACGATAAAAAATCAGATATTCCACGCGCTACTGCCAAACGTCTATCCCTTTACTACCGTATTTTCAAGCGTTTTTATGCAGGTAATATTGAAAAAGCTAGTTCTAAAGAAATCGCCGAAGCCATTGGCATAGATTCCGCAACTGTGCGCCGTGATTTTTCTTACTTTGGAGAACTCGGTCGGCGCGGTTTTGGCTACAATGTCAAGGAGCTGATGGATTTTTTTGCGGATATTTTAAACGATACTTCCATTACCAATGTGATATTAGTTGGTGTTGGAAATATGGGACGCGCCTTGCTTCACTACCGCTTTCACGAACGGAATAAAATGAAGATTGTCATGGCATTCGAGGCCGATGACAGCCCTGCGGTCGGCACTATAGACGAAAATATTCCTATTCATGCCATTTCAGATATTAAAGATCGTATTCAAGAGGCCAACTCACAAACAGCTATCTTAACGGTACCGAGCATCAAAGCTCAGGAGGTAACAGACATCCTTGTTGAAGCTGGTATTAAGGGTATCCTCAGTTTTTCACCAGTTAATCTCTCTGTCCCAAAAGATGTAGTTGTACAATATGTTGATTTGACTAGCGAGTTACAAACCTTGCTCTACTTTATACGCAAAGGATAA
- a CDS encoding DUF4649 family protein: protein MIEVHYRDAYKKERSQTFENKEAAVLAFSGCLTLPDYYPISSIIKDGKELDFKGTIGDLYLYLQTLD, encoded by the coding sequence ATGATTGAAGTCCATTATCGTGATGCTTATAAAAAAGAGCGTAGCCAGACATTTGAAAATAAGGAGGCAGCAGTTTTAGCCTTCTCTGGTTGCCTTACTCTACCGGATTACTATCCTATCTCTAGCATTATCAAAGATGGGAAGGAATTGGATTTCAAAGGAACAATCGGTGACCTCTATCTTTATTTACAGACACTAGACTAA
- a CDS encoding DUF1831 domain-containing protein, translated as MAFQKSVTLKDCNFTYHISPVVKKYTLRDNTFEQTKAGHYQLTRLLEEIPNSNQGFLLKIIINQDLTGFKINITDKSGLHLVNIFKPESNKVIQEKFYFLMDSLIDRDIFTKEA; from the coding sequence ATGGCATTCCAAAAATCTGTTACCTTGAAAGATTGTAACTTTACTTATCATATTAGTCCTGTTGTCAAAAAATATACACTGCGTGACAATACGTTTGAACAAACCAAAGCAGGACATTATCAACTGACTCGTCTTCTGGAAGAAATTCCAAACTCAAACCAGGGTTTCCTCTTAAAAATTATTATCAATCAGGACTTGACAGGTTTTAAAATCAATATCACAGATAAATCCGGTCTACACTTGGTTAACATTTTTAAACCAGAGAGCAATAAGGTCATTCAGGAAAAGTTTTACTTCCTTATGGATAGCTTGATTGATCGTGACATCTTTACGAAAGAAGCATAA
- a CDS encoding cysteine desulfurase family protein: MIYLDHAATTPASPIALQRMMEVAQESYGNPSSIHHAGRNANQILRQARQDIAQVLAVSPDQLIFTSGGSEANNLAIKGYALAHKDKGKHLITTAIEHHAVLHTMQYLEEHFGFEVTYIQPIDQVITAQQIKKALRPDTILVSVMFANNETGQLLPIKEIGQVLSGHQAVFHVDAVQAVGKVELHPIEYGIDFLTAAGHKFHGPKGSGFLYSKIHRFDSLIHGGKQEAQHRAGTENLPAIAAMATALTEQITELDKNSNYISQLRKQLIEGLHGLDYYINQSGSHLPHILNIGFPGKLNEQLLMQLDLVGIAVSSGSACTAGIVQNSHVLEAMYGKESPRLKESIRISLSETNTKQEIDTLIVELKKIIGG; this comes from the coding sequence TTGATTTATTTAGACCATGCAGCAACCACTCCCGCTTCTCCCATTGCTCTCCAACGAATGATGGAAGTTGCTCAAGAAAGTTATGGCAACCCATCCAGTATTCACCATGCTGGCCGCAATGCTAACCAAATTCTTCGTCAGGCACGTCAGGATATTGCCCAAGTTTTAGCTGTTTCGCCCGATCAGCTCATTTTTACCTCCGGCGGTTCCGAAGCGAATAATTTAGCGATCAAGGGTTATGCCCTTGCTCATAAAGATAAGGGCAAACACCTGATTACAACAGCCATTGAACATCATGCCGTCCTTCATACCATGCAGTACTTAGAAGAACATTTTGGTTTTGAGGTAACCTATATTCAGCCGATAGATCAGGTCATCACTGCTCAACAAATAAAAAAAGCCCTACGACCAGATACTATCCTTGTCAGTGTTATGTTCGCCAATAATGAAACTGGGCAACTACTTCCCATTAAGGAAATTGGTCAAGTTCTCTCTGGGCATCAAGCTGTCTTTCATGTTGATGCTGTCCAAGCTGTTGGAAAGGTAGAGCTACACCCGATTGAATATGGGATTGATTTTCTTACTGCTGCAGGCCATAAATTCCATGGCCCGAAAGGAAGTGGTTTTCTATACAGTAAAATTCACCGGTTTGACTCCTTAATCCATGGTGGAAAGCAGGAAGCTCAACATCGAGCAGGAACCGAAAATCTCCCAGCCATTGCTGCTATGGCAACTGCTCTAACGGAGCAAATTACCGAATTAGACAAAAATAGCAACTACATCAGTCAACTCAGAAAACAACTTATTGAAGGGTTACATGGATTAGACTATTATATCAATCAGTCTGGCTCCCATCTCCCCCATATCCTCAATATTGGTTTCCCAGGCAAGCTAAACGAACAACTACTTATGCAATTAGATCTAGTCGGTATTGCTGTATCTAGCGGTTCTGCCTGTACTGCTGGCATTGTTCAAAACAGCCATGTATTGGAAGCTATGTATGGAAAAGAATCTCCTCGGTTGAAGGAGTCTATCCGTATCAGCCTTTCAGAAACCAACACAAAACAAGAAATAGATACTCTTATCGTAGAATTAAAAAAAATAATTGGAGGTTAA
- a CDS encoding ribose-phosphate diphosphokinase: protein MVQPLGEHNVKLFSLNSNRDIAEKIAESAGIPLGKLSSRQFSDGEIQINIEESVRGVDVYIIQSTSYPVNNHLWELLIMIDACKRASANTVTAVIPYFGYARQDRTASPREPITAKLVANMLVKAGVDRVLTLDLHASQIQGFFDIPVDNLLTEPLFAHYYMEKGLCKEDVVIVSPKNSGIKRARNIAEFLNAPIAIIDYAQDDSERSEGYIIGDVAGKKAILVDDILNTGRTFSQASKIVQEGGATEIYAVASHGLFAGTAAQLLDEAPIKEILVTDSVSSKEQHPKNIAFLTASDLIANAIHRIQEHQPLSPLFKFTNPIKEN, encoded by the coding sequence ATGGTGCAACCTCTCGGTGAACACAACGTAAAATTATTCTCACTCAATAGCAATCGCGACATTGCTGAAAAAATTGCAGAGTCTGCTGGAATTCCTCTTGGGAAACTTTCTTCTCGTCAGTTTTCAGATGGAGAAATCCAAATTAACATTGAAGAATCTGTACGTGGCGTAGATGTTTACATCATCCAATCAACTAGTTATCCGGTCAATAACCACCTGTGGGAACTATTGATTATGATCGATGCATGTAAACGCGCTAGTGCTAACACCGTCACTGCTGTTATCCCTTATTTTGGCTATGCGCGTCAAGATCGTACTGCTTCTCCACGTGAACCAATTACAGCTAAGTTAGTTGCTAATATGCTAGTTAAAGCTGGCGTAGATCGCGTATTAACTCTTGATTTACATGCTTCACAAATCCAAGGTTTCTTTGATATTCCAGTAGACAATCTCCTTACTGAGCCTCTCTTTGCTCACTACTATATGGAAAAAGGTCTTTGCAAAGAAGATGTGGTCATTGTTAGCCCTAAAAACTCAGGTATCAAACGTGCTCGCAATATCGCAGAATTTTTAAATGCTCCGATTGCTATTATTGATTATGCTCAAGATGATTCTGAGCGTTCCGAAGGATACATCATCGGCGATGTGGCTGGTAAAAAAGCGATCTTGGTAGATGACATTCTCAATACTGGTCGCACCTTTTCACAAGCTTCAAAAATTGTACAAGAAGGTGGAGCTACTGAAATTTATGCTGTTGCCAGCCATGGCCTCTTTGCAGGAACAGCCGCGCAGTTACTAGACGAAGCGCCAATCAAAGAAATCCTAGTGACCGACTCTGTTTCTAGCAAGGAGCAACATCCAAAGAACATTGCCTTCTTAACAGCTAGTGACTTAATCGCAAATGCAATTCACCGTATTCAAGAACATCAGCCACTCAGCCCACTCTTCAAGTTTACTAATCCGATAAAAGAAAACTAG
- a CDS encoding CYTH domain-containing protein: MKNHLEIEYKTLLTKSEYKRLLPDFSDVNPVFQTNHYIDTPDFDLKNNRLSLRIRTFEEMAELTLKIPQEIGNQEYNQALDIQTARALLTHFQLPTGQIADIISITAIPLNRLAVWGSLTTERYEKETSIGLMALDKNDYLDQTDYELEVEVTDADEGKILFDEFLKKKSIQFKYASSKVARTAAYKKSVQ, encoded by the coding sequence ATGAAAAACCATCTAGAAATCGAGTACAAAACACTATTGACCAAATCGGAATACAAACGCCTCTTGCCTGATTTTTCTGATGTAAATCCCGTTTTTCAAACCAATCACTATATTGATACCCCAGACTTTGATCTGAAAAATAACCGTCTTTCTCTCCGAATTCGTACCTTTGAAGAAATGGCAGAGCTAACATTAAAAATTCCTCAGGAAATTGGCAACCAAGAATACAATCAAGCTCTGGATATTCAGACCGCTAGAGCCTTACTTACACATTTTCAACTTCCAACAGGTCAGATTGCAGATATTATTTCAATCACCGCTATTCCTCTCAATAGACTTGCTGTCTGGGGTAGCTTAACCACTGAGCGCTATGAAAAAGAGACATCTATCGGGCTCATGGCTCTGGATAAAAATGATTATCTTGATCAAACAGACTACGAGCTAGAAGTTGAGGTTACAGATGCCGATGAAGGGAAAATTCTATTTGATGAATTTCTCAAAAAAAAATCTATCCAATTCAAATATGCCAGCAGCAAAGTTGCTCGAACAGCTGCCTATAAAAAATCAGTTCAATAG
- a CDS encoding GTP pyrophosphokinase, with translation MDFNWEEFLDPYIQTVGELKIKLRGIRKQYRKANQHSPIEFVTGRVKPIESIKEKMTLRHIKLENLAQDMQDIAGLRIMVQFVDDIEEVLAILRKRKDMQIVHERDYINHMKASGYRSYHVVIEYPVDTINGNETVLAEIQIRTLSMNFWATIEHSLNYKYRGNFPEEIKKRLEVTAKIAYELDEEMRKIRNDIQEAQVLFDPGYRKLNDGVGNSDDTDEEYR, from the coding sequence ATGGATTTTAATTGGGAAGAATTTTTAGACCCTTACATCCAGACAGTTGGCGAACTGAAGATCAAATTGCGAGGAATTCGTAAGCAGTATCGGAAGGCCAATCAGCATTCTCCAATTGAGTTTGTAACAGGACGAGTGAAGCCAATCGAGTCTATTAAAGAAAAGATGACCTTGAGACATATAAAATTGGAAAATCTTGCTCAAGATATGCAGGACATTGCTGGTCTTCGGATTATGGTCCAATTTGTTGATGATATAGAAGAAGTTCTAGCGATTTTAAGGAAACGAAAAGATATGCAGATTGTTCATGAGCGGGACTATATCAATCACATGAAGGCTTCTGGCTATCGTTCTTATCATGTAGTGATTGAGTACCCAGTGGACACCATAAATGGTAATGAGACGGTTTTGGCAGAGATTCAAATTCGTACCCTATCCATGAACTTTTGGGCAACGATTGAACACTCTCTCAATTACAAATATAGGGGAAACTTTCCCGAAGAAATCAAGAAGCGCTTGGAAGTTACAGCGAAAATTGCCTATGAATTAGATGAGGAGATGCGAAAAATCCGCAACGATATACAGGAAGCGCAGGTCTTATTTGATCCTGGCTATCGTAAACTGAATGATGGTGTTGGAAATAGTGATGATACAGATGAAGAATACAGGTAG
- a CDS encoding NAD kinase, which yields MKNTGRKKIALLASRNPKSEAVSRELWTKLREANFILTAKNPDIVISIGGDGMLLSAFHKYEKLIDRVRFVGIHTGHLGFYTDYRDFEVDKLIENLKLDTGARVSYPILNIKVKMTDDRTIEARALNEATIKRLSKTMVADIIINNVPFERFRGDGISVSTPTGSTAYNKSLGGAVLHPTIEALQIAEVASLNNRVYRTLGSSIVVPKKDKIVIEPKHNDRYSIAVDNKTFTYDNIKTIEYQIDNSKIHFVATSSHTSFWNRVKDAFIGEVE from the coding sequence ATGAAGAATACAGGTAGAAAAAAAATCGCTCTGCTTGCAAGTCGAAATCCTAAGAGTGAAGCAGTGTCCAGAGAATTGTGGACAAAATTAAGGGAAGCAAATTTTATTTTAACCGCAAAAAATCCAGATATTGTCATCTCTATTGGAGGTGATGGGATGTTGTTATCAGCTTTTCATAAGTATGAGAAGTTGATTGATCGTGTCCGTTTTGTTGGTATTCACACGGGACATTTAGGATTTTATACGGATTATCGTGATTTTGAAGTTGATAAGCTGATTGAGAATCTCAAGCTTGATACGGGTGCACGAGTTTCCTATCCAATCTTAAATATTAAGGTCAAGATGACAGATGATCGGACGATTGAGGCGCGTGCTCTGAATGAAGCGACTATCAAGCGCTTATCTAAGACCATGGTCGCAGATATTATCATCAACAACGTTCCCTTTGAACGTTTTCGAGGTGATGGGATTTCGGTGTCTACTCCGACAGGCTCAACAGCTTATAACAAGTCTCTTGGTGGCGCTGTCTTACATCCGACAATTGAAGCCTTGCAGATTGCTGAGGTGGCTAGTTTGAACAATCGTGTTTATCGAACGTTGGGTTCCTCTATTGTTGTCCCCAAAAAGGATAAGATTGTGATAGAGCCTAAACACAATGACCGTTACTCGATTGCAGTAGACAATAAGACTTTCACTTACGACAATATCAAAACCATTGAGTATCAGATTGATAATAGCAAGATTCATTTTGTTGCTACCTCAAGCCATACTAGTTTTTGGAATAGGGTCAAAGATGCTTTTATTGGAGAGGTGGAGTGA